A genomic stretch from Terriglobia bacterium includes:
- a CDS encoding DNA translocase FtsK translates to MSLLSPTQHHPRLNEIIGLLLATLAILALLSLVSYHPTDPSLNWMGSQNLSPKPENFIGIVGSYTADLLFQTLGLSSFLLPIALLMFGWRWFRSTAIETPLLRIVGLCLLIFSISTLAATLPDTFFLRWRFKTNFGGLVGQLLAEQIETMFNPAGRFIVLVTTLLVALYITTSFSLHRLMDWTHAHLLGLKQRFREWHDRRVIREKEKLREAMERGDIPEKEPVINNKLPRVSEEPMVEEETEESREGPRPLFRRRKRKATAQRESPEASERRAVEEGEFQLPPLDLLSKAARHLKVDEEEVRARAKQVKEKCAEFDVQGEVTDVHPGPVVTTFEFKPDAGVKYSRITNLEDDLCLALEAESVLIDRMPGKSTVGIEVPNHQRETIAIRTILESEEFQSSVSRLTLGLGKDATGEIVVQDLAKMPHLLIAGSTGSGKSVAINSMLISILCKCRPDEVKLILVDPKRLELGLYRGIPHLLQPVVEEPEVASRILKNITSEMENRYRRLAQHGCRNIDQYNKIVSEMTSPALEGDTGNGDHTPLPYIVIVIDELADLMMTAAKDVEESITRLAQMARAVGIHLILATQRPSVDVITGLIKSNFPCRISFRVASKVDSRTILDCNGAEQLLGKGDMLLLPPGSARLVRVHGALVTEPEITAVTEHLRKQGEPHYDDTLIEDPKEKKELEEAMGEKDEMYDDAVRLVVEQGKASTSTLQRRLRIGYSRAARLIDMMERDGIVGPADGSKPREVLVKKDYFREIDEALR, encoded by the coding sequence ATGTCTCTGCTATCGCCCACTCAACATCACCCTCGCTTGAATGAAATCATCGGTCTGCTCCTGGCCACGCTGGCGATCCTTGCCCTGCTCAGCCTGGTCTCCTACCATCCCACCGACCCTTCTTTGAACTGGATGGGGAGCCAGAATCTCAGCCCGAAGCCTGAAAACTTCATTGGAATTGTCGGGTCTTATACCGCCGACCTCTTGTTTCAGACGCTGGGGTTATCTTCTTTTCTGTTGCCCATCGCCCTTTTAATGTTTGGTTGGCGCTGGTTCCGGTCCACCGCCATCGAGACGCCCCTTCTGAGAATCGTTGGCCTGTGTCTCCTTATTTTTTCCATTTCGACCCTGGCGGCGACGCTCCCCGATACCTTTTTTCTGCGGTGGAGGTTCAAGACGAATTTCGGCGGGCTGGTCGGGCAGTTGTTGGCGGAACAGATTGAGACCATGTTCAATCCTGCCGGTCGGTTCATCGTGCTGGTGACGACGCTTCTGGTCGCGCTTTACATCACCACCTCATTTTCACTGCACCGCTTGATGGACTGGACTCACGCGCATCTCCTCGGTCTCAAACAGCGATTTCGCGAGTGGCATGATCGCCGGGTCATCCGTGAAAAGGAAAAATTACGGGAGGCCATGGAGCGCGGCGACATTCCGGAGAAGGAACCGGTGATCAACAACAAGCTGCCGCGCGTTTCTGAAGAGCCGATGGTCGAAGAGGAGACGGAGGAGTCTCGAGAGGGGCCGCGGCCGCTGTTTCGGCGTCGAAAACGAAAGGCGACGGCTCAAAGGGAGAGCCCCGAAGCGTCCGAGCGCCGCGCCGTCGAGGAAGGGGAGTTCCAGTTGCCGCCGCTCGATCTGCTCAGCAAGGCGGCCCGGCACCTCAAGGTGGACGAAGAAGAGGTGAGAGCGCGGGCCAAGCAGGTCAAAGAAAAATGCGCCGAGTTCGATGTCCAGGGGGAAGTGACGGACGTCCATCCGGGACCGGTCGTTACCACGTTTGAATTCAAGCCCGATGCGGGGGTCAAATACAGCCGCATCACGAATCTTGAGGATGATCTCTGCCTCGCGCTGGAGGCGGAGTCGGTTCTGATCGACCGCATGCCGGGAAAATCCACCGTGGGCATTGAAGTGCCGAATCATCAGCGGGAAACCATCGCGATTCGCACCATCCTCGAATCCGAAGAATTTCAAAGTTCCGTCTCACGGTTGACACTGGGTCTGGGAAAGGACGCCACCGGCGAGATTGTGGTGCAGGACCTCGCCAAGATGCCCCATCTCCTGATCGCGGGATCGACCGGCTCCGGCAAGAGTGTGGCGATCAATTCGATGTTGATCTCCATTTTGTGCAAGTGCCGTCCGGATGAGGTGAAGCTGATCCTGGTGGACCCCAAGCGTCTGGAGTTGGGACTTTACCGCGGCATTCCTCACCTCCTCCAACCCGTCGTGGAAGAGCCCGAAGTGGCATCTCGGATCTTGAAGAATATAACGAGCGAGATGGAGAACCGTTATCGCCGCCTGGCCCAGCATGGCTGCCGGAATATTGACCAATACAACAAAATCGTAAGCGAGATGACGAGCCCGGCGCTCGAGGGAGACACGGGGAACGGCGACCATACGCCCCTGCCGTACATCGTTATCGTCATCGATGAACTCGCGGACCTGATGATGACGGCTGCCAAGGACGTCGAAGAATCCATCACGCGCCTCGCCCAGATGGCGCGCGCCGTGGGCATTCACCTCATCCTGGCCACCCAGCGCCCGTCGGTGGATGTCATCACCGGCCTGATTAAATCGAATTTCCCCTGCCGAATCTCATTCCGGGTCGCCTCGAAAGTGGACTCGCGCACCATCCTGGATTGCAACGGGGCGGAACAGCTTCTCGGCAAGGGAGACATGCTGCTCCTGCCTCCAGGCTCGGCTCGGCTGGTGCGGGTGCATGGGGCTCTGGTCACCGAACCCGAGATTACGGCGGTCACGGAGCACTTGCGTAAACAAGGGGAACCCCATTATGACGATACTTTGATTGAGGACCCAAAGGAAAAGAAGGAACTGGAAGAAGCGATGGGCGAAAAGGACGAGATGTATGATGACGCGGTGCGCCTGGTGGTGGAGCAAGGCAAGGCCTCCACCTCCACCCTGCAACGTCGATTGCGCATTGGATACAGCCGCGCCGCCCGCCTGATCGACATGATGGAGCGGGACGGCATCGTCGGTCCGGCCGATGGGAGTAAACCACGCGAGGTGTTGGTCAAAAAGGACTACTTCCGGGAAATCGACGAGGCGTTGCGCTAG
- a CDS encoding undecaprenyl-diphosphate phosphatase, translating to MPIEQVIVYAIIQGLTEFLPVSSTAHLVLVPWLMHWQDPGLTFDVALHLGTLIALLAFYWRDWTDILGTAFGLRRAVFDHDYAERRTLLWWMVIATIPAALAGGLFEKYFEHEVRQYYIIAGSLIGVALVMYFAERWAAQQKKIHAMTFGDTIFIGCFQAVALIPGVSRSGITITAGLFRGLTRGAAARFSFLLSTPIIAGAAAKKALEVHHTGIPPEMRMPFAVGIVVAAVAGWITLRFLTSFYEKHSLNAFMVYRIGLGVLILVIGLMR from the coding sequence TTGCCCATCGAACAGGTCATTGTCTATGCGATCATTCAAGGTCTGACCGAGTTCCTGCCGGTCAGTTCCACGGCGCATTTGGTGCTGGTGCCCTGGCTGATGCACTGGCAGGACCCCGGGTTGACCTTTGACGTCGCTTTGCACCTCGGGACGTTAATCGCCCTGCTGGCGTTTTATTGGCGGGACTGGACCGATATTTTGGGGACTGCGTTCGGCCTTCGGAGAGCCGTTTTCGACCATGATTATGCGGAGCGCCGCACGCTGCTCTGGTGGATGGTCATTGCCACGATTCCGGCCGCGCTGGCCGGCGGGCTGTTCGAAAAATATTTCGAGCACGAGGTGCGCCAATACTATATCATTGCAGGGTCACTGATCGGGGTGGCGCTGGTGATGTATTTTGCAGAACGGTGGGCCGCCCAGCAGAAAAAGATCCACGCGATGACGTTCGGGGACACGATCTTCATCGGCTGCTTCCAGGCGGTGGCGCTCATACCCGGGGTTTCACGATCCGGGATTACGATCACCGCCGGCTTGTTCCGCGGGTTGACCCGCGGCGCGGCCGCCCGTTTCTCGTTCCTCCTCTCCACGCCCATCATAGCGGGTGCCGCCGCCAAAAAGGCCCTGGAAGTCCATCATACCGGGATCCCCCCCGAAATGCGGATGCCGTTCGCTGTCGGCATCGTCGTCGCGGCCGTGGCGGGCTGGATCACCTTGCGGTTCTTGACGTCGTTTTACGAAAAGCATTCGTTGAATGCCTTCATGGTGTATCGAATCGGTTTGGGGGTCCTGATTCTGGTTATTGGATTGATGAGATGA